The genomic interval NNNNNNNNNNNNNNNNNNNNNNNNNNNNNNNNNNNNNNNNNNNNNNNNNNNNNNNNNNNNNNNNNNNNNNNNNNNNNNNNNNNNNNNNNNNNNNNNNNNNNNNNNNNNNNNNNNNNNNNNNNNNNNNNNNNNNNNNNNNNNNNNNNNNNNNNNNNNNNNNNNNNNNNNNNNNNNNNNNNNNNNNNNNNNNNNNNNNNNNNNNNNNNNNNNNNNNNNNNNNNNNNNNNNNNNNNNNNNNNNNNNNNNNNNNNNNNNNNNNNNNNNNNNNNNNNNNNNNNNNNNNNNNNNNNNNNNNNNNNNNNNNNNNNNNNNNNNNNNNNNNNNNNNNNNNNNNNNNNNNNNNNNNNNNNNNNNNNNNNNNNNNNNNNNNNNNNNNNNNNNNNNNNNNNNNNNNNNNNNNNNNNNNNNNNNNNNNNNNNNNNNNNNNNNNNNNNNNNNNNNNNNNactcctgatgcaattggaggggtcgctgccaggactctagtcccccgtgagggctggcacctggcctccacagaactcccagctccagctgtcccacagtgagaaccagtgggtgcaatgggaaccaagactgccgctaactacagagcatgagggctggcccaaagtctgcaattatgaaagaatagaagttttcttccagctgctcttattttgctgaatgaaatgctggattgtgtggcttgtccagagaagacttggcccttcccttccttacataggacccaatcctgcatccattaaaggctcgatccaatgctcattgaaatcaaatggggacctttcctttgacttcaatgggcattggatcggtccttagatcaatgtcaaaactttcattgacttcagcgggtgtgtgactgggccctcagagagaaatgcactttgctttcgttcgaagagaagaattccatgtgtattttgagtctgcacaaatcagacgcagcctgtatctgtaagagtgagatgattcagccggaataaagattatcctttggggatcacttgtatacaccctttccccctgttatttttaacctctcttgtttttcctgcagctcatgggctcctggatgcagtccaggaaagattgcctgcgggagagggctgtatggagcagcatactgctcctaaacttcgtggccacagaagtcaaactggatgtgagtaactcttgacttctagtgacctgattgcaaactagacctacagggcactcttccacgccagagaaacttcctgcttagaagtatgttgatgggccccacagtgcaatgctccctaataggcggaggaaaaaccgatctcgttgctcatccatcatcctgactgagatgggttggcatctgatacacttggaaaataaatccagtgccctggaggaataggccacctctttccaatgcaggaaagacagctaacaaggggcacaggaagaacgggtttttctatggttggatctaatgaatttcagagaaaagagatttcaaaatcctagagactgaagacatttcatccccagctggttccctgtttgcctccattcctcatcctagtacaatgggatactttcctcttgtagagctgcaggaagaggcctctccattccagcccacctcagccgttacagatcattacgatcctgatcttgctcccactgacgtctgtggcaaaactccagtggacgtctgtggtgcgggatcgagccctatattcttcttctggctcccaagcctcttctgaaaaGGGAGAGttgaggatcacgccccattatagaaagggactgtgtggatatagactccttgcctaggagacacagcccgctttacctgcagtggtaatggattcctcctctcctcttttgtaccattaggaagcgtctccattcaccaggctcggacacctggttgcagtgctggggatccgctgtggggatcccgtcaaggagatcggctcaaaggcagcagaggctgttcattacctcatctctattgcgtggcgccaaaagagtaagagaagcactgatgagcatctgaatccccctcctgggagctaaatgctagagactttcctcaggcaaagctcctgtTCAGGgtagtgcctgaggaagaagtagagcatctggctcggtatttgttcctttgaacagagtgctgtttttttgtggctctagaaacaagcgtctgatagtcatcccgtaattctagccctgactttcaaagaaaggaaaggggagggggggaatacagagaaaggcaacacacgttaccacaaactgagactggtagagctaattccttcagtgagaatgggaagggtcagtgggacacgatgataggggattaaacgccatcagaccaattagatcagttcgagatgcctgtaccccgaacgccccagaactttgatggctgttggaaatctggatccaaatctggggctcaattcatgactgtgttaatccacttctatgccactgaagtgttttggctagattccagtcaccacttgatagagccactttactctgggagtcaaggccctgatccagcacaacatttacgcacatctgtaactttcatcaggcgagtagtcccacggaagtccctgggattattcatctgcttcgaataatgtatgtgcttaaatgctttcctggatcagggccaaaccaagggctttgtccagtaaagagggatgagagcagaagccaggaagcagaatggaaagttaagagtgttattaacatgtatttcagttgcacagttggacagaaagaatgtggaatggactgaacagaggaacaaggaatttctggctgcttggagccccactgtggtttgcaacagcccctccaagatcgcagaggtaatcacgtcctggcactaatgaccattctacattggtgtcagtacaatacggtatcgcacagctccaaactacttcctgtccctggatcgcccatctctattgtgtatggcttacccaagaattacagctcctgcccttcctcatggctagaaatgacatgctcagaaagaaacaagatgggtgaggtccaatttttttattggatcaacttctgtgggtgaaagagacaaacttttgagccatacagagctcttcttcagacagagacagaagagctctgtgtagctcaaaagctggtctctctcactaccagaagttggttcaataaaagatagaacctcacccaccttgtgtctctaatatcctgggaccgacacggctacaacagtgaagacaacaaatgctcataaagagtgatctactctctagcaagtggttctcaacctttccagactagtgtacatctttcaggagacactgatttcagtcccaggtggcggggttcggctttcagcttgagccccgggcggtggtaatgtggccgggtgcccggtttttgaccagaaaatctggttgaaaaggggatctgatagtgtccggtcagatctactgacggacacccaaagtccagttactgcgggtgagggaggtggggaggtgccaggtcatcacccgcaccagcccctactcaaccggggctgccacctacccacatcatgcggctgcagctcccagcaggcaaattgctcctgacctgggtggggaagaggggaagagcagtgagcaacagtggaaggggagaagaggaccaaatggggggcagggcctcggggggaagaggcagggcagaagcggtccagcactcctgcatgagcgtccggtttttaaatattacgaagttggcaaacctaggcattgggcttggcttgggcttcagcttctgcatgtatcttagatttgcgggggccctgcttgccacccccaatggcgaccctaaacttgtgaccccccctaaacccatcccatgacccccctgggggttgccacccccagattgagaaacactgatatagtagctagagcagtataaacaagtcattgtctgtatgaaatgttagtttggactaactttgctagtgctttttatgtagcctgttgtaaaactaagcaaatatctagatgagttgatgtacccccagggacggcaagttatatgggcccatggtgcccgggcttgagaaaattcagggcccaggggacccggctccaccaatgttcggggccgggtctctctcccagccccgcctgccgcccccacgcacctcccccggccccggctgccacccccgcgcgcctcccccaagagcccctgccttccctgggcagcgggcggctgccccctgcagctccgcactgtgctccctcgccagccgctgccgcagaCGGCTACA from Chrysemys picta bellii isolate R12L10 unplaced genomic scaffold, ASM1138683v2 scaf789, whole genome shotgun sequence carries:
- the LOC135979366 gene encoding maestro heat-like repeat-containing protein family member 7, which produces MLQSLILENPVPAELESILQLMGSWMQSRKDCLRERAVWSSILLLNFVATEVKLDEASPFTRLGHLVAVLGIRCGDPVKEIGSKAAEAVHYLISIAWRQKIAQLDRKNVEWTEQRNKEFLAAWSPTVVCNSPSKIAELFGVYFNPRERTDFILTVMDGLTNHCNNNCQPTAEGLLSAMVNSGGTKVEKVWGAAAEMDGN